The Aureispira anguillae genome contains a region encoding:
- a CDS encoding OmpA family protein, with translation MNKIQSLLFIFIALLFSTMSYAQVLQNMVKNPSFEQYRKVPSDLGNIETIDYWSSPTEASPDYFHRRAGGKNVDIPYNKMGYCNARSGHAYTGIYAYASRYIKRNFREYIQLELKQPLLFGNTYCVKAHVFLSQSSNRAVGALGMTASKIRTNQNHEFAISDNRMTYMLQEDRSPLDDRKWVEISCQYKAQGGERYIVIGNFDDDRKTKVSGAIENDTFKNPHVDFAYYYVDDVCVTNASTNFSCDCGSFDLIRTRGEERIVLDVKVQKKEYYLGQVVIMKNLDFERGKSLMLSGAQAAINDLVGTLRLNPNYHIEISGHTDDKGDPQKNQILSKKRAEAVYNYLLSSGIKKERLTFRGYGQSRPIALNKTVEGRQKNERIQFRITKK, from the coding sequence ATGAATAAAATACAATCCCTACTTTTTATTTTTATAGCCTTGTTATTCTCTACAATGAGCTATGCGCAGGTGTTGCAAAATATGGTTAAAAACCCTAGCTTTGAGCAGTATAGGAAGGTGCCCTCAGACTTGGGAAATATAGAAACAATTGATTATTGGTCTTCTCCTACAGAGGCTAGTCCCGATTATTTTCATAGAAGGGCAGGAGGCAAAAATGTGGATATTCCTTATAATAAAATGGGGTACTGCAATGCTCGATCAGGGCATGCTTATACAGGAATTTATGCTTATGCGAGTCGTTATATAAAACGCAATTTTAGGGAGTATATTCAGTTAGAATTAAAACAACCCTTGTTGTTTGGCAATACTTACTGTGTAAAAGCACATGTGTTTCTTTCTCAATCGTCTAACCGTGCTGTTGGAGCCTTGGGAATGACGGCTTCCAAGATTAGAACGAACCAAAATCATGAGTTTGCGATTAGTGACAATAGAATGACTTATATGCTTCAAGAGGATCGTTCCCCCTTAGACGATAGAAAATGGGTAGAAATTTCTTGCCAATACAAAGCACAGGGAGGAGAGCGTTATATTGTAATCGGTAATTTTGACGACGATCGAAAAACTAAAGTTTCGGGAGCAATAGAAAATGATACGTTCAAAAATCCGCATGTAGATTTTGCCTATTATTATGTAGATGATGTTTGTGTAACCAATGCTAGTACTAATTTTAGTTGTGATTGTGGTTCTTTTGATTTGATCCGAACAAGGGGCGAAGAGCGCATTGTTTTGGATGTGAAAGTTCAGAAAAAAGAATATTATCTAGGACAGGTTGTGATTATGAAAAACCTTGATTTTGAACGAGGAAAGTCACTCATGTTGAGCGGTGCACAAGCTGCTATCAATGATTTGGTCGGTACACTGCGGCTCAATCCCAATTACCATATTGAGATTTCGGGGCATACAGATGATAAGGGCGACCCTCAAAAAAATCAAATTTTATCCAAAAAAAGAGCCGAAGCTGTTTACAATTATTTATTGTCTTCGGGGATTAAAAAAGAACGGTTAACTTTTAGAGGCTATGGGCAATCTCGCCCAATTGCTTTGAACAAAACTGTAGAAGGACGCCAAAAAAATGAGCGTATTCAATTTAGGATTACAAAAAAATAG
- a CDS encoding tetratricopeptide repeat protein codes for MTEEQQFEQIERYLNQQLTKEETKAFEQLIAKDSALAQEVTLHQEMAAFLSDQQAFDLEKKLSAIGEDFSKMHQKSATTSTRKWYYWLAAASFLLILTFAWWYNQAEKTSQELFAAHYQTYISDELERSTPHPLSDHLTTGINAYIQKDYKVAIEQLQQALQIANTPNNSHENILFHLAMSNIELKNYALAKGYLNQVLTLNKSIYAQQSYWYLALIELQEGNRSNSKMALEQLLRISERGKYALQAKQLLQEL; via the coding sequence ATGACGGAAGAACAACAATTTGAACAAATTGAACGCTACCTCAACCAACAACTTACAAAGGAGGAGACAAAAGCGTTTGAGCAATTAATAGCCAAAGATTCAGCTTTGGCGCAAGAAGTGACTTTGCATCAAGAAATGGCTGCTTTTCTATCCGATCAACAGGCCTTTGATTTAGAAAAAAAATTATCTGCTATAGGAGAAGATTTTTCAAAGATGCATCAAAAAAGTGCGACCACTAGCACTCGAAAATGGTATTATTGGCTTGCAGCAGCCAGTTTTTTATTGATTTTAACCTTTGCTTGGTGGTACAATCAAGCCGAAAAAACTAGTCAAGAACTTTTTGCGGCTCACTATCAAACGTATATCTCTGATGAATTAGAGCGATCTACTCCCCACCCTCTTTCTGACCATTTAACAACAGGGATAAATGCCTACATTCAGAAAGATTATAAGGTAGCTATTGAACAATTACAGCAAGCACTTCAGATTGCTAATACTCCAAACAATAGCCATGAGAACATTTTGTTTCATTTAGCCATGAGCAATATAGAACTAAAAAACTATGCACTTGCAAAAGGTTATTTAAATCAGGTTTTAACGCTTAATAAAAGTATTTATGCCCAACAATCCTATTGGTATTTAGCCTTAATTGAATTACAAGAGGGCAATCGCTCCAATAGTAAAATGGCTTTGGAACAATTGTTACGCATTTCAGAAAGGGGAAAATATGCGCTACAAGCAAAACAACTGCTTCAAGAATTATAA
- a CDS encoding RNA polymerase sigma factor produces METNNLNTSTTDHYLNGIMAGDSFVIRQFYAQYFSGIVSFVLRNQGTVDDAKDLFQDAIMIVYQKAKAPDFELKYSLHTYFYGICKNLWLQKLKRQKDLRPLLVEEDIIQEDLSIIEVIEERNKQQLFFKKFSLLSEGCQEILKLFFAKKTMEEIAQKLGLGSAGYAKKRKYKCQKKLLELVKEDVLYKELNR; encoded by the coding sequence TTGGAGACAAACAATTTGAATACTTCAACAACAGATCATTATCTTAATGGTATTATGGCAGGAGATTCCTTCGTTATACGCCAGTTTTATGCCCAGTATTTTAGTGGAATTGTTTCCTTTGTACTTCGAAACCAAGGGACAGTAGATGACGCAAAGGACCTATTTCAAGATGCAATTATGATCGTTTATCAAAAGGCTAAAGCGCCCGATTTTGAGCTCAAGTATAGTTTGCACACCTATTTTTATGGAATATGCAAAAACCTTTGGCTTCAAAAACTAAAACGACAAAAAGATCTGCGTCCTTTATTGGTAGAGGAGGACATTATTCAAGAAGATCTGAGTATTATTGAAGTGATAGAAGAACGAAATAAACAGCAGCTTTTTTTCAAAAAATTCTCCCTTTTATCAGAAGGGTGTCAAGAAATTTTGAAATTATTTTTTGCTAAAAAAACCATGGAAGAAATTGCCCAAAAATTGGGCTTAGGAAGTGCTGGATATGCAAAAAAACGCAAATACAAATGCCAAAAGAAATTATTAGAATTGGTAAAAGAAGACGTTCTTTATAAAGAGTTGAATCGCTAA